The window GCGCAGCTCGACGGAGGTGGGGCACTTGTAGTGCGCCATCCGGTCCCGGCAGAACGCGATCAGCTCGGCGGGAGTGAGCTCGGCCCCCGGTCGCAGCACGACCAGGGCCTTCACGGTCTCGCCCCACTTCTCGTCCGGTACGCCGATCACGGCGGCCTCGGCTACCGCCGGGTGCTCATACAGGCAGTCCTCGACCTCGATCGACGACACGTTCTCGCCGCCGGTGATGATGACGTCCTTCTTGCGGTCCGTGATCGACAGCAGCCGGCCGTCGAAGCGGCCGCCGTCGCCGGTGTGGAACCAGCCGTCGTCGATCGCGGCAGCGGTCTGCTCCGGCTGGCGCCAGTAGCCCTCGAAGACATGGTTGGACCGGGCGAGCACCTCGCCCGCGGCGTCGATCCGCAGCCGCACCCCCAGCGCCGGGGCGCCGGCCTGCGACAGCAGCTTCGCCCGCTCGTCGGTGGGCAGGTACTCCCAGCCGGGACGGGCCCGGTTGATGGTGAGCAGCGGCGAGGCCTCCGTGAGGCCGTAGATCTGGATGAACTCCCAGCCGAGGAGCTCCTCGACCCGGGCGATGACCGCGCTGGGCGGCGGCGCGCCGGCGACGACCATGCGCACCTTGTCGCGGCCCGGGACCGGCAGGCCGGCCGCCACCCGCGCCGCCGCGGCATCGAGGATCGAGGCGACGACGGCGGGCGCGCCGCACAGCAGCGTCACGCCCTCCTGCTCGACCCGGGAGAGGATGTCCTCGCCGTCGATCTTGCGGATCACGATGTGCGCCCCGCCCATGCCCGTCACCGCGTAGGGCATGCCCCAGCCGTTGACGTGGAACATCGGCAGCGTGTGCAGGATGACGTCCCGGTCGGTCACCGTCGTGTGCCAGCCGAACGACGTGGCGTTCAGCCAGCAGCTCCGGTGGGTCAGCTGGACGCCCTTGGGACGCGCCGTCGTGCCCGACGTGTAGTTGATCGTGCAGATCGCGTCCTCGTCGGGCTCCCAGGGCGCCGGTACCGCTCCCGGCGGCGCCGGGGCGAACAGCTCGGAGTCGGCCACCCCGTCCAGGACGATCCGTTCCTTCGCCGTCACGCCGGACAGCACCTCGTCGAGCTCCGGGTCGACGAGCAGGAGCGACGTCCCCGAGTGCTCGACGATGTAGGAGATCTCGTCCGCCGTCAGCCGGTAGTTGATCGGCACCAGCGTCCGGCCGAACCCGCTCACCCCGAAGAAGCTGATCAAAAAGCGCGCGCTGTTCGGGGACACGATCCCGACCCGCCCGCCGGCGGGGATCCGCAGCCGGTCCAGCGCCAGCGCCATCCCACGGGCGCGCGCCGCGACCTGCCGGTAGGTGAGCCGCCCGAGCGACCCCGGCCGGCCCGGCTCGTCGACCACCGCGAGGCTCTCCGGATAGACCGTCTCGGCCCGATCCAGGAAGTCGGCGACCGTCAGGGCAACCTTCATCAGCCAGTCCCTCCTTTGACCGGGTTGAAACTACCGGTTCTTCAACTTAGTGTAAATATGGGCGGCAACAGTCCAGGCAGGACAGGCGCGGCCAGCCAGGCGCGGGCCAGACGGGCGCCGGCCCGGACGCAGGTCAGCGGCACCTCGCCCAGACGCGGGCGTGGGAGTTCAGGTCCAGGGCGGGGTCCATGTCCAGGGTGGAAAGGCGCTGATGATCGACTCGAAGTATCAGTACCTCACGTACGAGTCCCTCGACGAGGGAACGATCGTACGGATCAT of the Pseudofrankia saprophytica genome contains:
- a CDS encoding AMP-binding protein, whose product is MKVALTVADFLDRAETVYPESLAVVDEPGRPGSLGRLTYRQVAARARGMALALDRLRIPAGGRVGIVSPNSARFLISFFGVSGFGRTLVPINYRLTADEISYIVEHSGTSLLLVDPELDEVLSGVTAKERIVLDGVADSELFAPAPPGAVPAPWEPDEDAICTINYTSGTTARPKGVQLTHRSCWLNATSFGWHTTVTDRDVILHTLPMFHVNGWGMPYAVTGMGGAHIVIRKIDGEDILSRVEQEGVTLLCGAPAVVASILDAAAARVAAGLPVPGRDKVRMVVAGAPPPSAVIARVEELLGWEFIQIYGLTEASPLLTINRARPGWEYLPTDERAKLLSQAGAPALGVRLRIDAAGEVLARSNHVFEGYWRQPEQTAAAIDDGWFHTGDGGRFDGRLLSITDRKKDVIITGGENVSSIEVEDCLYEHPAVAEAAVIGVPDEKWGETVKALVVLRPGAELTPAELIAFCRDRMAHYKCPTSVELRGALERTATGKLQKFKLRAPYWEGRDRAVN